Within Pseudobacteriovorax antillogorgiicola, the genomic segment GGACCAGAACTTATGAGCAACAGCACATTGAAAGTCTTGATCGTGGATGACGAACCCGAACTTTTGGAGCTTTTAGAAACTCATTTGGAGCTACACGGTTACTTGGTTAAGAAGGCCAGTAATGGTCTTACAGCTTGGCAAATCATCCAAGCAGAGCCCATCGATGTGGTCGTTACAGACGTTTATATGCCATGCAGAACTGGTCTTGAACTTCTCGACGACGTTAGACATAGGCCTTGTCACAAGCCGAGGATGATTGTGACATCAGGCTCGTATCATTTATCGGAAAGCTTAATTCTTGCGAAGGGGGCTGAGGCTTTTTTGCCAAAGCCTACGAACCTTCGAACTCTGCTATCACATATCGAAGACTCGATTCGCTTTGACCTCACTGTACAACATCAGGTCTTGCAGTCCATAGGCTAGACCCACGGGCTCAAGCCTTGTCGGCGCAATCTGAGCACTGGCCAGATAGCTCCATAAGCATGCCCTTAGACTCAAAGCTAGGATTGATCTGTTTGGTCATGAAGAAAAATGATCCCACCAACTCTTGGTCAAGTTGATGCTCTTCGACTTTGCTGCACTCTTCACAGCGATAGATAATATGGACCAATTTATCGTGACAAATATGCTCTGAATTGCACTTGATGTATCTTCCTGATTGACCCACCAAATGAATCAACTCAAGGTCTGAATAAGTTTGGAGGGTGCGGTAGACGGTTGCAAAATCAAAGGAGGTTTGCCCTTGGTCGATGAGTCGCTGGTGAACATCCTTGGCAGTAAATGGAATATTAAGTTCTTGCAAGGTCTCGGAAATAGTCATCCGTGTGCGTGTGATGCGATGCCCCTGATCTTTAAGCTTTTCAGCGCACTTCTCTTTAAAAGAGTGGCAACAATCTAGACTGGCTTCCATTTTTGTCCCTTTGGCGGTTCACGGGTGCAGGTCTCCGCTTCCGAAAATATAGGAAAAAAGCCATTTTGGCAACACTCAACAAAATTGAATTCGGCCTCTGACGGCTGACTTGCTTTACAGGTGCTTCGGTTTTATTCGAGATTGAAAAACATCCTATCTTGCTTCTATGAGAATAGCGTTTTTAAAAGTGATTCAACCGTCGCTTGACATCCAAAAGACATACTTCATGGGCTGTGCTGCATCGTATAAGTTGCTAGTAACACGTATTTATATTCGGTCTATGCCAAGCCCCAAGGCCGTATCTCTTGACAAGAGATGGCGAGATTAGCTAGATTGGCTAGAGGTGGCTAATCTAGCTTGATTTTGGAGGGCCCGAGTGGATAAGAAAGAGGTAAAACTGAACCTTAGCGAGGTGAAAAACAATCTGTCCAAGATAGTTTCTGACTTAGAAATGGGTATTACATCGAAGGTCATCCTGACCAAAAATGGGAAACCTGCAGTAGTCCTAGAAGTCTACAGCGAGCCGAAGACATCAGTTCGTGGCCTCTGGAAAGGGAAAGCTCAGGTTAGCGATGACTTTGATGAGATTCCAGATGAGTTCTCAGACTATATCAAGTGACTGGAGGAGATTTTGCGCTACCTTTTGGACACATGTGCTCTGATATTCTACCTCCAAGATGAGGGAAGTATTGCTGAGGAGATTGAGTCATTGATCGCTCGCCATGAAGTAAGTTATTCGGTGATCAATATTTGGGAAATGTCTCTCAAACGACGCCTGGGAAAGCTAAATTCTCCGCCTATTGATCGTGAATTCACTGATCAGCTGGCAAAATGCTTTAGGTCTAGCGTGTCAGTAGAGGATGCTCACATTGTAGCCATGGATAACCTTCCCGTATTTGATGATCATAAAGATCCTTTTGATAGATTGATTATTGCTCAGGCAATCTCTGAAAATCTCACAGTTGTAACCTCCGATGACAAGTTTAGCCGATACGATGGTCTCAACCTTTATAGCCTTTGAGTGCGAGAGGGTCTAATGCCATCGAGTTTAATGATCCTTAGTCACTAGCAATGAGGGCTTTTCTATCGAGATCGAAAGGAGAGGGCTGCCCTGGGATGATATGAAGCCATTAATGCTGGAACTCAGAATGCCTGCATAATTTCACCAGGGTGCTTTCTTGTTCCAGAAGGGTGATGACTAACCAGATTTAAGTGTGTCTAGAATTTTCTGGACACCCTCCCTACGCTCTCCGTCGATTTCAAGCGATAATTCCTTCAAACAGGCCTTGTGATACATATCCCAGATACCATTCGATTTATCTTCAGGTTCTAAATGAATCAATTGACCTTGTATTGCAGCACTAGCGACGGCAACCCTAGTCATTTCATATCTAGGGATTTTGTGAGGCATTTCAGGGCTGAAGTCTTTGTCTTCCAAGTCTTCATCAACGTAGATCACAAAATCCAGCATCTCTAGTCTTGTTCCGTAAAACTCATTCCTATAAACGGGAATTGTTTTTTCTTTTACCATTCCAGCCTCACTTGAGAGTTTTCATACTTTGAACAAAAGTAAAGAGTAACGCAATAGCTCCCATCATTAGAACGATTACAGAAATTGTTGGTAGACTAGGAACTACCAGGCTCAAAATGAATCCAGATGGAACTCCGATGGTAATTAAGAGAGATACTGCTCGTAAGTGGTTGCGAATATTCGA encodes:
- a CDS encoding response regulator; translated protein: MSNSTLKVLIVDDEPELLELLETHLELHGYLVKKASNGLTAWQIIQAEPIDVVVTDVYMPCRTGLELLDDVRHRPCHKPRMIVTSGSYHLSESLILAKGAEAFLPKPTNLRTLLSHIEDSIRFDLTVQHQVLQSIG
- a CDS encoding Fur family transcriptional regulator, with translation MEASLDCCHSFKEKCAEKLKDQGHRITRTRMTISETLQELNIPFTAKDVHQRLIDQGQTSFDFATVYRTLQTYSDLELIHLVGQSGRYIKCNSEHICHDKLVHIIYRCEECSKVEEHQLDQELVGSFFFMTKQINPSFESKGMLMELSGQCSDCADKA
- a CDS encoding type II toxin-antitoxin system Phd/YefM family antitoxin; translated protein: MDKKEVKLNLSEVKNNLSKIVSDLEMGITSKVILTKNGKPAVVLEVYSEPKTSVRGLWKGKAQVSDDFDEIPDEFSDYIK
- a CDS encoding type II toxin-antitoxin system VapC family toxin, producing the protein MRYLLDTCALIFYLQDEGSIAEEIESLIARHEVSYSVINIWEMSLKRRLGKLNSPPIDREFTDQLAKCFRSSVSVEDAHIVAMDNLPVFDDHKDPFDRLIIAQAISENLTVVTSDDKFSRYDGLNLYSL